The following coding sequences are from one Remersonia thermophila strain ATCC 22073 chromosome 2, whole genome shotgun sequence window:
- a CDS encoding mitochondrial 54S ribosomal protein uL1m, with protein MASLSSCLASMARLSLAAPARPSLLGSATSAATIPKFLLPTAAAAAATTTTTTTTTTWHQVRHASGGGGMRKRVKKKKAHKTFRTYDLSQMQQFSLCDAMRYLRAFEVGHPPAVVKYELHVKLKSTKSGPVIRDRVRLPFPVKTDTRIGVICPEDSPLMLEAQQLGAVAVGQESLFESIRQGNIPFNKLICHVDSHQALLKAGLGKILGPKGLMPSQKTKTVTSDLKATVQELIGADEFRERNGVVRIAVGQLGFTPQMLSDNIKAFMALLKEDIAKVDDNYLKELDEVVLSSTNGPGFSLNGLFPPTDDKITPEDLQSVM; from the exons ATGGCTTCCCTCAGTTCATGCCTGGCCTCCATGGCAAGGCTcagcctggcggcgccggccaggccgtcatTATTaggctcggcgacgtcggcagCAACAATACCGAAATTCCTTCtccccacggcggcggcggcggcggcgacgacgacgacaacgacgacgacgacgacatggcaCCAGGTCCGCCAtgcctcgggcggcggcggaatGCGCAAGCGtgtcaagaagaagaaggcccaCAAGACGTTCCGCACATACGACCTGTCCCAGATGCAACAATTCTCGCTCTGCGACGCCATGCG CTACCTCCGCGCCTTTGAGGTCggccacccgcccgccgtggtCAAGTACGAGCTCCACGTCAAGCTCAAGTCGACCAAGAGCGGCCCCGTCATCCGCGATCGCGTCCGGCTCCCCTTCCCCGTGAAAACCGACACGCGCATCGGCGTCATCTGCCCCGAAGACAGCCCGCTCatgctcgaggcccagcagctcggcgccgtggccgtcggccaggagTCCCTCTTTGAGAGCATCCGCCAGGGCAACATCCCCTTCAACAAGCTCATCTGCCACGTCGACAGCCAccaggcgctgctcaaggccggcctcggcaagaTCCTCGGCCCCAAGGGCCTGATGCCCAGCCAAAAGACAAAAACCGTCACCAGCGACCTCAAGGCCACCGTGCAGGAGctcatcggcgccgacgagttcCGGGAGCGCAACGGCGTCGTCCggatcgccgtcggccagctcggcttCACGCCGCAGATGCTGTCCGACAACATCAAGGCCTTCAtggccctgctcaaggaggacaTCGCCAAGGTGGACGACAACTacctcaaggagctggacgaggtggtcCTAAGCTCGACCAACGGGCCGGGATTCAGCCTCAACGGCCTGTTCCCTCCGACCGACGACAAGATCACgcccgaggacctgcagTCTGTCATGTAA